One Novosphingobium sp. EMRT-2 DNA segment encodes these proteins:
- the pabB gene encoding aminodeoxychorismate synthase component I: MDQTPFILLDDARSDDARNGGASDARVYRDPREIVVARRPEEVAQALDRIGAEPGEWAGYIAYEAGLALEPRLLPLAAARTGATGPLVWFARFATMETIPADAVEDWLERQGAGSGSLGPLDPQVSIGGYGRAFDRVQEAIRAGDIYQANLTFPLGGSWHGDPLAIYAAIRRDARAGYGGVCWDGSHWHLSFSPELFFALKDGLATVRPMKGTAPRGETPEQDEAFRAGLAGNAKDRAENLMIVDLMRNDLSRVAVPGSVRVEQPFAIESYPTVHQMVTTVRARLMAGAGARELVRAIFPCGSITGAPKIRAMELIDVAERDARGPYCGAFGRIDASGDAAFNVAIRTVRLDPRTDRAVMGVGSAVVADSAMLGEWRECVVKGDFLRLSAGNADLIETMAFDPAQGIALLELHLERIKASAAVLGFAFDRHAARNAIHALCFDLEAPSKVRLVVSKAGALALEASALPTPADGPVTCAVLPLPVAEGDWRLRHKTSDRGFYEAALRAAKAAGAGEALFLRDDGLLTEGSFTNLFVEREGLLLTPRAEHGLLPGVLRRSLIESGRAAEADLTLEDLSDGFFIGNALRGLLPARLLGEQA, encoded by the coding sequence ATGGACCAGACGCCTTTCATCCTGCTTGACGATGCCCGCAGCGACGATGCTCGCAACGGTGGGGCGAGCGACGCGCGCGTCTATCGCGATCCGCGCGAGATCGTCGTCGCGCGCCGGCCGGAGGAGGTGGCGCAGGCGCTGGACCGGATCGGCGCCGAGCCGGGCGAATGGGCAGGCTATATTGCCTACGAGGCCGGGCTGGCGCTGGAACCGCGCCTGCTGCCGCTGGCCGCCGCGCGCACCGGCGCGACCGGGCCGCTGGTGTGGTTCGCGCGCTTCGCCACGATGGAGACCATTCCGGCCGATGCGGTGGAGGATTGGCTGGAGCGGCAGGGCGCGGGTTCCGGCAGTCTTGGTCCGCTCGATCCGCAAGTCTCGATCGGCGGCTATGGCCGCGCGTTCGATCGGGTGCAGGAAGCGATCCGCGCAGGCGACATCTATCAGGCGAACCTCACCTTTCCGCTCGGCGGAAGCTGGCATGGCGATCCGCTGGCGATCTATGCCGCGATCCGCCGCGATGCGCGCGCCGGCTATGGCGGGGTTTGCTGGGACGGATCGCACTGGCACCTGTCGTTCTCGCCCGAACTGTTCTTCGCACTGAAGGACGGCTTGGCCACGGTCCGCCCGATGAAGGGCACCGCGCCGCGCGGCGAAACGCCCGAACAGGACGAGGCGTTCCGCGCCGGGCTGGCGGGCAACGCCAAGGACCGCGCGGAAAACCTGATGATCGTGGACCTCATGCGCAACGATCTGTCGCGCGTGGCGGTACCCGGCAGCGTCCGCGTCGAGCAGCCTTTCGCGATCGAGAGCTATCCCACGGTGCACCAGATGGTCACCACCGTCCGCGCCCGGCTCATGGCTGGCGCGGGTGCGCGCGAACTGGTGCGGGCGATCTTTCCGTGTGGCTCGATCACCGGCGCGCCAAAGATTCGCGCGATGGAACTGATCGATGTGGCCGAACGCGATGCGCGTGGCCCCTATTGTGGCGCTTTCGGCCGGATCGACGCCTCTGGTGATGCGGCATTCAATGTGGCAATCCGTACGGTGCGCCTCGATCCCCGGACGGACCGCGCGGTCATGGGGGTGGGCTCCGCGGTCGTGGCGGATTCCGCGATGCTGGGCGAATGGCGGGAATGCGTGGTAAAGGGGGATTTCTTGCGCCTGTCCGCCGGCAATGCCGATCTGATCGAAACGATGGCCTTCGATCCCGCGCAGGGCATCGCGCTGCTCGAACTGCATCTGGAACGCATCAAGGCGAGTGCGGCCGTGCTGGGCTTCGCGTTCGATCGCCATGCCGCGCGCAACGCCATCCATGCGCTGTGCTTCGATCTGGAAGCGCCATCGAAAGTGCGGCTGGTGGTGTCGAAGGCCGGCGCGCTGGCGCTGGAGGCATCGGCGCTGCCCACGCCCGCCGATGGTCCGGTGACGTGCGCCGTGCTGCCGCTGCCGGTGGCCGAGGGCGACTGGCGGCTGCGCCACAAGACATCGGATCGCGGTTTCTACGAAGCGGCGCTGCGGGCGGCGAAGGCGGCCGGCGCGGGCGAGGCGCTGTTCCTGCGCGATGACGGGTTGCTGACCGAAGGCAGCTTCACCAATCTTTTCGTCGAGCGGGAGGGGCTGCTGCTCACGCCGCGCGCCGAACACGGCCTGCTGCCGGGTGTCCTGCGCCGCAGCCTGATCGAGAGTGGGCGCGCGGCGGAAGCGGACCTGACGCTGGAGGATCTCTCCGACGGCTTCTTCATCGGCAACGCCCTGCGTGGCCTGCTGCCGGCGCGACTGCTCGGCGAACAGGCATGA
- a CDS encoding RluA family pseudouridine synthase produces the protein MIDFSILFEDGEALVIDKPAGLPLDRPRAGGPCLEDHLDDLRFGFQREPFPVHRLDRDTSGCLLLARNPKALKRFSAAFEARQVDKVYLGVVAGPVEGESGTVSLSLSKVSTEKDGWRMIPAKKGKPAVTHWRVVERRDALTLVEFRPETGRTHQIRVHALAGLGHALVGDPVYGNGKGAKRTMLHAAALTVPREGKPPIEAQSPLPPDFHALGFDLG, from the coding sequence ATGATCGATTTTTCCATCCTGTTCGAAGACGGCGAAGCGCTGGTGATCGACAAGCCCGCCGGTCTGCCGCTCGACCGGCCGCGCGCGGGCGGGCCGTGCCTGGAGGACCATCTCGACGATCTGCGGTTCGGCTTCCAGCGTGAGCCGTTCCCGGTTCACCGGCTCGATCGCGATACGTCGGGCTGCCTGCTGCTGGCGCGCAATCCGAAGGCGCTCAAGCGCTTCTCCGCCGCGTTCGAGGCGCGGCAGGTGGACAAGGTCTATCTGGGCGTGGTGGCGGGGCCGGTGGAGGGCGAAAGCGGCACGGTGAGTCTCAGCCTGTCCAAGGTTAGCACCGAAAAGGACGGCTGGCGGATGATCCCGGCCAAGAAGGGCAAGCCCGCCGTCACCCACTGGCGGGTGGTGGAACGGCGCGACGCGCTGACTCTGGTGGAATTCCGCCCCGAAACTGGCCGCACCCACCAGATCCGCGTGCACGCCCTGGCGGGGCTGGGCCATGCGCTGGTGGGCGATCCCGTGTACGGAAACGGCAAGGGCGCGAAGCGGACGATGCTGCACGCCGCCGCGCTCACCGTCCCGCGTGAAGGCAAGCCGCCGATCGAAGCGCAGTCGCCCTTGCCGCCGGATTTCCACGCGCTGGGATTCGATCTTGGCTGA
- a CDS encoding helicase HerA-like domain-containing protein, with protein MDDIYLGLGANGERQVLRLGRANRHGLVAGATGTGKTVTLQGIAEQFSARGVPVFLADVKGDLSGIAMPGSPTFKNADKLEARAKELGITDYAYSDNPAVFWDLYGESGHPIRTTISEMGPLLLARLMGLNETQEGVLNIAFRYADENGLLLIDMDDLQAVLVACAENAGELATKYGNVTKASVGAIQRQLLAFESQGADRFFGEPAFEIHDFIRTDDKGRGLVNILAAEKLMQSPKLYATFLLWLLSELFEALPEVGDPEKPVLVFFFDEAHLLFDDAPEALFDKVEQVVRLIRSKGVGVYFVTQNPIDIPEKIAGQLGNRVQHALRAFTPRDQKAIKAAAQTFRINPDLDVEKAITELKVGEALVSTLDDDGAPGVVQRTLIAPPRSRLGPVSAPERAAIQASSPVEGKYDTAVNRESAAEVLAQKAADAAAAAQQVQEQGTEAQRAAPRQSPSLWDKAGKAAIGAVASSAGAVIAAQISGKKTRASPVESGLSAVVGSVATSLGGAAFGRFARGLLGGLLR; from the coding sequence ATGGACGATATCTACCTTGGCCTCGGCGCGAACGGCGAACGGCAGGTGCTGCGCCTCGGCCGGGCCAACCGGCACGGGCTGGTCGCGGGCGCGACCGGCACGGGCAAGACGGTGACGCTGCAGGGCATCGCCGAACAGTTTTCCGCGCGCGGCGTGCCGGTGTTCCTGGCCGACGTGAAGGGTGATCTTTCGGGCATCGCCATGCCCGGCAGCCCCACTTTCAAGAACGCCGACAAGCTGGAAGCGCGCGCCAAGGAACTGGGCATCACCGATTATGCCTATTCCGACAATCCGGCGGTGTTCTGGGATCTCTATGGCGAAAGCGGCCACCCGATCCGCACCACGATCTCGGAAATGGGGCCGCTGCTGCTGGCGCGGCTGATGGGCCTGAACGAAACGCAGGAAGGCGTGCTCAACATCGCCTTCCGCTATGCCGACGAGAACGGCCTGCTGCTGATCGACATGGACGATCTGCAGGCGGTGCTGGTCGCCTGCGCGGAAAACGCCGGCGAACTCGCCACCAAGTACGGCAACGTCACCAAGGCCAGCGTCGGCGCGATCCAGCGCCAGTTGCTCGCCTTCGAAAGCCAGGGCGCGGACCGCTTCTTCGGCGAGCCGGCGTTCGAGATTCACGACTTCATCCGCACCGACGACAAGGGCCGGGGCCTGGTCAACATTCTCGCCGCGGAAAAGCTGATGCAGAGCCCCAAGCTCTATGCCACGTTCCTGCTGTGGCTGCTGTCCGAACTGTTCGAGGCGCTGCCGGAAGTGGGCGATCCCGAAAAGCCCGTGCTGGTGTTCTTCTTCGACGAGGCGCACCTGCTGTTCGACGATGCGCCCGAAGCGCTGTTCGACAAGGTGGAGCAGGTCGTCCGCCTGATCCGCTCGAAGGGCGTGGGCGTCTATTTCGTCACGCAGAACCCGATCGACATTCCCGAAAAGATTGCCGGCCAGCTTGGCAACCGCGTGCAGCACGCGCTGCGCGCCTTCACCCCACGCGACCAGAAGGCGATCAAGGCGGCGGCGCAGACCTTCCGCATCAACCCCGATCTCGACGTGGAAAAGGCGATCACCGAACTGAAAGTGGGCGAGGCGCTGGTGTCCACGCTGGATGACGATGGCGCCCCCGGCGTGGTGCAGCGCACGCTGATCGCGCCGCCGCGTTCGCGGCTGGGGCCGGTCTCGGCGCCCGAACGTGCCGCGATCCAGGCGTCCAGCCCGGTGGAAGGCAAGTACGATACCGCCGTGAACCGCGAATCCGCCGCCGAAGTGCTGGCCCAGAAGGCCGCCGATGCCGCCGCCGCCGCGCAGCAGGTGCAGGAACAGGGCACGGAGGCACAGCGCGCGGCGCCACGCCAGTCGCCCTCGCTGTGGGACAAGGCCGGCAAGGCCGCGATCGGCGCGGTGGCTTCGTCCGCCGGCGCGGTGATCGCGGCGCAGATCAGCGGCAAGAAGACGCGCGCCTCGCCCGTCGAATCCGGCCTGAGCGCGGTGGTCGGCTCGGTCGCCACCAGCCTGGGCGGCGCCGCGTTCGGCCGCTTCGCGCGCGGCCTGCTGGGCGGATTGCTGCGCTGA
- the arfB gene encoding alternative ribosome rescue aminoacyl-tRNA hydrolase ArfB, which translates to MADDADQIIARALPLIEESFIAAAGPGGQNVNKVATAVQVRLDVFALRLSPPVFHRLKELAGSKFTAKGEIVLTARSHRTQEANREDARKRLADLLREATNLPGKRAKSRLNRVGKTARLEGKKKRGAVKAGRGKVRLD; encoded by the coding sequence TTGGCTGACGATGCCGACCAGATCATCGCCCGGGCGCTGCCGCTGATCGAGGAGAGCTTCATCGCGGCGGCCGGGCCGGGCGGGCAGAACGTCAACAAGGTGGCGACGGCGGTGCAGGTGCGGCTCGACGTTTTCGCGCTGCGCCTCTCGCCGCCGGTCTTTCACCGGCTGAAGGAACTGGCCGGCAGCAAGTTCACCGCCAAGGGCGAGATCGTGCTGACCGCGCGCAGCCACCGCACGCAGGAAGCCAACCGCGAGGATGCGCGCAAGCGCCTGGCCGATCTGCTGCGCGAGGCGACGAACCTGCCGGGAAAGCGCGCCAAGTCCCGCCTCAACCGCGTGGGCAAGACCGCGCGGCTGGAAGGCAAGAAGAAGCGTGGCGCGGTGAAGGCCGGGCGCGGCAAGGTGCGGCTGGACTGA
- a CDS encoding sensor histidine kinase yields MFRDLPRAFSRFVPWPRSLQGQMLFAIAIALLIAQSLSAALIWRAQHERHVGALVNSAAFRLLGPPLYGAEGGERSGMRRDRWPEAREGGPPGAPGFRRRPPPPDDGYRLPRPLRVRVDNASPEQPGDRRIAAAEKNLTEVLENQGVAVSQVVVLERDPHQDSVIAEWWEQQRHRFAAFSNGEPPPRLVIASFKRSDGTWLSARVLTPAGERQLLISLLWQTVLLYLVLIGAVALILRRIAQPLKALTRRVEAFARDRSVDGQLVPGGPEDIRRLIEAHNAMEARIAGLLDEKDVMLGAIGHDLKTPLAALRVRIEAVEDDAERGRMAKVIEDINRSLDDILSLARVGRPSDPLEMTELSALVADVADEFEDMGEDVTLGDTARIVLPVRATWLRRAMRNLVSNALRYGQRARVSLAREGNQAVLRVEDDGPGIPEGEIARMMEPFTRLEASRNTATGGTGLGLTLARAIADQHGGSLVLANRVEAGRIAGLVATLRLPVT; encoded by the coding sequence TTGTTTCGAGACCTGCCCCGCGCCTTTTCCCGTTTCGTGCCCTGGCCGCGCAGCTTGCAGGGGCAGATGCTATTCGCCATCGCCATCGCCCTGTTGATCGCGCAGAGCCTTTCGGCGGCGCTTATCTGGCGCGCGCAGCATGAACGGCACGTGGGCGCGCTGGTGAACTCCGCCGCCTTCCGTCTGCTTGGCCCTCCGCTCTATGGCGCGGAGGGCGGCGAACGGAGCGGAATGCGGCGCGATCGCTGGCCGGAAGCGCGCGAAGGCGGCCCTCCGGGGGCGCCCGGCTTCCGGCGTCGTCCGCCGCCGCCCGATGACGGCTACAGGCTGCCACGCCCCTTGCGCGTGCGCGTGGATAACGCCAGCCCCGAACAGCCCGGCGACCGGCGCATCGCCGCAGCCGAGAAGAATCTGACCGAAGTGCTGGAAAACCAGGGCGTCGCGGTGTCACAAGTGGTCGTGCTCGAACGCGATCCCCATCAGGACAGCGTGATTGCCGAATGGTGGGAACAGCAACGCCACCGCTTCGCCGCCTTCAGCAATGGCGAACCGCCGCCGCGCCTGGTGATCGCCTCGTTCAAGCGCTCCGACGGCACGTGGCTGTCCGCGCGCGTCCTGACGCCGGCGGGCGAGCGGCAGTTGCTGATCTCGTTGCTGTGGCAGACCGTGCTGTTGTACCTCGTCCTCATCGGCGCGGTGGCGCTGATCCTGCGTCGCATCGCGCAGCCGCTCAAGGCGCTGACGCGGCGGGTGGAGGCCTTCGCCCGCGACCGCAGCGTCGATGGGCAGCTCGTCCCCGGCGGGCCGGAAGACATCCGCCGCCTGATCGAGGCGCACAACGCGATGGAAGCACGCATCGCCGGGCTGCTCGACGAAAAGGACGTGATGCTGGGGGCGATCGGCCACGATCTGAAAACGCCGCTGGCGGCGCTGCGCGTGCGGATCGAGGCGGTGGAGGACGATGCCGAGCGCGGCCGGATGGCCAAGGTGATCGAGGACATCAACCGCTCGCTCGACGATATTCTTTCGCTGGCGCGCGTCGGCCGCCCGTCCGATCCGCTGGAAATGACCGAACTGTCCGCGCTGGTGGCCGATGTGGCCGACGAGTTCGAGGACATGGGCGAGGACGTGACGCTGGGCGATACCGCGCGCATCGTCCTGCCGGTGCGGGCCACCTGGCTGCGCCGCGCGATGCGCAACCTGGTGTCCAACGCCCTGCGCTATGGCCAGCGCGCGCGCGTATCGCTGGCGCGCGAGGGCAATCAGGCGGTGCTGCGGGTCGAGGATGACGGGCCGGGGATTCCCGAAGGCGAGATCGCCCGGATGATGGAGCCGTTCACGCGGCTGGAAGCCTCGCGCAATACCGCGACCGGCGGCACCGGGCTGGGGCTGACGCTGGCGCGGGCCATCGCCGACCAGCACGGCGGATCGCTCGTGCTGGCCAATCGCGTGGAAGCGGGCCGGATCGCAGGGCTGGTGGCGACGCTGCGCCTGCCCGTGACGTGA
- a CDS encoding response regulator — protein sequence MNEPSPIRVLLVDDEAALREPLADYLVRQGFAVTQAGTAAEARSRLVEAAFDIVLLDIMMPGEDGLSLCRHLVEARQIPVIFITAKGEATDRIVGLEIGADDYVVKPFDPRELVARVRSVLRRAVRQAAEPADAVVYEFEGWQLDPLKRRLTDPEGALVAISSAEFRLLMAFLDHPRQVLDRDRLLDMVQGREAHLFDRAVDNQISRLRRKVEVDSRNPQLIQTVWGGGYMLATEVRKIASRG from the coding sequence ATGAACGAACCTTCGCCGATCCGGGTCCTGCTCGTCGACGATGAGGCGGCCCTGCGCGAGCCCCTGGCGGACTACCTCGTTCGCCAGGGGTTTGCCGTGACGCAGGCCGGCACCGCCGCCGAGGCACGCAGCCGTCTGGTCGAGGCCGCGTTCGACATCGTGCTGCTCGACATCATGATGCCGGGCGAGGACGGGCTTTCGCTGTGCCGCCATCTGGTCGAGGCGCGGCAGATCCCGGTCATCTTCATCACCGCCAAGGGTGAAGCCACTGATCGCATCGTCGGGTTGGAAATCGGCGCCGACGACTACGTGGTCAAGCCGTTCGATCCGCGCGAACTGGTCGCGCGCGTGCGCAGCGTGCTGCGGCGCGCGGTGCGGCAGGCGGCGGAACCGGCCGACGCGGTGGTCTATGAATTCGAAGGCTGGCAGCTCGATCCGCTCAAGCGCCGGCTGACCGATCCGGAAGGCGCGCTGGTCGCGATCTCCTCCGCCGAGTTCCGCCTGCTGATGGCCTTCCTCGATCATCCGCGCCAGGTGCTCGATCGCGATCGTCTGCTCGACATGGTGCAGGGGCGCGAGGCGCACCTGTTCGATCGCGCGGTCGACAACCAGATCAGCCGCCTGCGCCGCAAGGTGGAGGTGGATAGCCGCAATCCGCAACTGATCCAGACGGTCTGGGGCGGTGGCTACATGCTGGCCACCGAAGTGCGCAAGATCGCGTCGCGGGGGTAG
- a CDS encoding M1 family metallopeptidase, whose protein sequence is MRSLFLAATMLASCAAIPLAHAETAAATAAASIPAEAGPMPAGKLDGSVVPSTYRLDLTVDPAKERFSGHVEIDATSRKASRFVWLHGKELKVSRVTATAGGKTLTGTFAQVDPTGVALLTFPEALPAGAVTFAFDYDAPFGEGPAGMFRVKVGDDWYSWTQFESIDARAAFPGFDEPGFKTPWTVTLRTPAGLKAVSNAPETATRTENGMSVHTFAPTLPLPSYLVAMMVGPFATVEGTVPATPQRAAPLPIRVVSTKQNADKLAFALEGTKGIVQHLEAYFGQSFPYPKLDQITAPIMPGAMENAGADLYEDSILVMDDKASTSQKRTFGMVVAHELAHQWFGDLVTPAWWDDIWLNESFANWMGFRIGNAWRPDLNIGAGALEEGFGAMNIDALIAGRPIHQPIPKNADIDAAFDTITYGKGGHVVAMIAAFMGDTRFRDGVRGYMAKHRYGNATSADFFGAMADAAGDPRILSAMQSFTDQQGVPLVTFADGKNGAWTVTQSRYVRLGTPAPATQWGIPLCARQGDDRQCSLMTGPSMKLTLKGKGPVMPNAGGTGYYRFELPAAEWDKLIASAASLPGGEAQALEDSIAASFMAGRATPAQVIAASEALARNPDSYASGNATSLLEAMAARGVIDEAAKPAFRRFVDRLYAPQLEAMGFDPRAGAHAGDDPDKAQRRVALVATLSDTARDPALRARLATATDGLLGGDKAALDPAFYGSGMRAWLGQAKLAGAQKLAGVALGSEDPVFRPSALRAVAASGDAETARWVLDGFKDARLRPSERLSMIAGILVTPETREIGYTWLKAHLDEMLSGSGGIFLAARLPSTLAGFCSADQAKEFEALRPRFAGRSGALELERTIERVRDCGVLKDARGAELSAAVAKIK, encoded by the coding sequence ATGCGCTCCTTGTTCCTTGCCGCGACCATGCTTGCGAGCTGTGCCGCGATTCCCCTCGCCCACGCCGAAACCGCTGCTGCCACCGCCGCCGCATCCATTCCCGCCGAAGCCGGCCCCATGCCCGCCGGCAAGCTCGACGGTTCGGTCGTGCCCTCCACCTACCGGCTGGACCTGACCGTCGATCCGGCGAAGGAGCGGTTTTCCGGCCACGTCGAGATCGACGCCACCAGCCGCAAGGCCAGCCGCTTCGTCTGGCTGCACGGCAAGGAACTGAAGGTTTCGCGCGTGACCGCCACGGCTGGCGGCAAGACGCTGACCGGCACGTTCGCGCAAGTCGATCCCACCGGGGTTGCGCTGCTGACCTTCCCCGAAGCGCTGCCCGCCGGCGCGGTGACCTTCGCGTTCGATTACGACGCACCGTTCGGCGAAGGGCCGGCCGGCATGTTCCGCGTAAAAGTGGGCGATGACTGGTACAGCTGGACCCAGTTCGAATCGATCGACGCACGCGCCGCCTTCCCCGGCTTCGACGAGCCCGGCTTCAAGACGCCGTGGACGGTCACGTTGCGCACCCCCGCCGGGCTCAAGGCGGTGAGCAACGCGCCGGAGACCGCGACGCGGACCGAAAACGGGATGTCCGTCCACACCTTCGCGCCGACGCTGCCGCTGCCGAGCTATCTCGTGGCGATGATGGTCGGGCCGTTCGCCACCGTCGAAGGCACCGTGCCCGCCACCCCGCAGCGCGCCGCACCGCTGCCCATCCGCGTGGTTTCGACGAAGCAGAACGCTGACAAGCTGGCCTTCGCGCTGGAAGGCACCAAGGGCATCGTCCAGCACCTCGAAGCCTATTTCGGCCAGTCCTTCCCCTATCCCAAGCTCGACCAGATCACCGCGCCGATCATGCCCGGCGCCATGGAGAACGCGGGCGCCGATCTCTATGAAGACTCCATCCTGGTGATGGACGACAAGGCATCGACCAGCCAGAAGCGCACCTTCGGCATGGTGGTGGCGCACGAGCTGGCGCACCAGTGGTTCGGCGATCTCGTCACCCCGGCGTGGTGGGACGACATCTGGCTGAACGAAAGCTTCGCCAACTGGATGGGCTTCCGCATCGGCAACGCATGGCGGCCGGACCTCAACATCGGCGCGGGCGCGCTGGAGGAAGGCTTCGGCGCGATGAACATCGACGCGCTGATCGCCGGGCGGCCGATCCACCAGCCGATCCCGAAGAACGCGGATATCGACGCCGCGTTCGATACGATCACCTATGGCAAGGGCGGGCATGTCGTGGCGATGATCGCCGCGTTCATGGGCGATACGCGCTTCCGCGATGGCGTGCGCGGCTACATGGCCAAGCACCGCTATGGCAACGCCACCAGCGCGGACTTCTTCGGCGCGATGGCCGATGCGGCGGGCGATCCGCGCATCCTTTCGGCGATGCAGAGCTTCACCGACCAGCAAGGCGTGCCACTGGTGACGTTCGCGGACGGCAAGAACGGCGCCTGGACGGTAACGCAGAGCCGCTACGTCCGATTGGGCACCCCCGCCCCCGCCACGCAATGGGGCATTCCGCTTTGCGCGCGGCAGGGGGACGATCGCCAGTGTTCGCTGATGACCGGGCCGTCGATGAAGCTGACGCTGAAGGGCAAGGGGCCGGTGATGCCCAATGCCGGCGGCACCGGATACTATCGCTTCGAACTGCCCGCGGCGGAATGGGACAAGCTGATCGCCAGCGCGGCCAGTCTGCCGGGCGGCGAGGCGCAGGCGCTGGAAGACAGCATCGCGGCCAGCTTCATGGCGGGGCGCGCCACGCCGGCGCAAGTCATCGCCGCCTCCGAGGCGTTGGCCCGCAATCCCGACAGCTACGCCAGCGGCAACGCCACATCGCTGCTCGAAGCGATGGCCGCGCGCGGCGTGATCGACGAAGCCGCCAAGCCCGCGTTCCGGCGCTTCGTCGACAGGCTCTATGCCCCGCAGCTTGAAGCGATGGGCTTCGATCCGCGCGCCGGCGCCCATGCCGGCGACGATCCCGACAAGGCGCAGCGGCGCGTGGCGCTGGTCGCCACCCTGTCCGACACGGCGCGCGATCCGGCGCTGCGCGCGCGGCTCGCCACGGCGACGGACGGGCTGCTCGGCGGCGACAAGGCCGCGCTCGATCCCGCGTTCTACGGATCGGGGATGCGGGCATGGCTGGGCCAGGCGAAGCTGGCGGGGGCGCAGAAGCTGGCGGGCGTCGCGCTCGGATCGGAAGATCCGGTGTTCCGCCCCAGCGCCCTGCGCGCCGTGGCCGCCAGCGGCGATGCCGAAACCGCGCGCTGGGTGCTCGACGGGTTCAAGGATGCCCGGCTGCGCCCCAGCGAGCGGCTCAGCATGATCGCTGGTATTCTGGTGACGCCCGAAACGCGCGAGATCGGCTACACATGGCTCAAGGCGCATCTCGACGAGATGCTCAGCGGCTCGGGCGGCATCTTCCTCGCCGCGCGGCTGCCCTCGACGCTGGCCGGGTTCTGCTCGGCCGATCAGGCGAAGGAATTCGAGGCCCTGCGCCCCCGCTTCGCCGGCCGCAGCGGCGCGCTGGAACTGGAACGCACAATCGAGCGGGTCCGCGATTGCGGCGTGCTCAAGGACGCACGCGGCGCGGAACTGTCCGCGGCGGTGGCGAAGATCAAGTAA
- a CDS encoding pyridoxal phosphate-dependent aminotransferase, whose translation MTDSTLSGALARIAPSRTTAMTDRAMALRAEGRDIISLSVGEPDFATPAHVVQAAKDALDAGDTKYTAVAGSARLRAAAALHFERDLGIVVPPAQVIVSAGGKQAIFHALLATLDPGDAVLIPSPWWVSYPEIVRFAGAEVVDLPTRADGGFRISAAQLEAAITPATRWLLLNSPGNPTGATYPAEELRALGDVLRRHPRVLVMSDDIYAPLRYGAGAHATLAVECPDLADRVLTVSGVSKSHAMTGFRIGVAAGPLWLINAMARLQSHSSGNPASISQAAAVAAFEGPQDFLLDWRERFRARRDLCVAAINAIPGLSTPVPDGAFYCMVDAAPLMARFGGEGPNADEALCLHLLEHGVAVVAASAFGGRDGFRISFAADEATLEEALRRIAKAVA comes from the coding sequence ATGACCGACTCCACCCTGAGCGGCGCGCTGGCGCGCATCGCGCCGTCGCGCACCACGGCGATGACGGACCGTGCCATGGCGCTGCGGGCCGAAGGGCGCGACATCATCTCGCTGTCCGTCGGCGAGCCCGATTTCGCCACGCCCGCCCATGTCGTCCAGGCGGCGAAGGACGCGCTCGACGCCGGCGACACGAAGTACACCGCCGTCGCCGGATCGGCGCGGCTGCGTGCGGCGGCTGCGCTCCATTTCGAGCGTGATCTCGGCATCGTCGTTCCGCCGGCGCAGGTGATCGTCAGCGCCGGGGGCAAGCAGGCGATCTTCCACGCGCTGCTCGCCACGCTCGATCCGGGCGACGCGGTGCTGATCCCCAGTCCGTGGTGGGTGAGCTATCCGGAAATCGTGCGCTTCGCCGGCGCCGAGGTGGTGGACCTGCCGACGCGGGCGGACGGGGGCTTTCGCATCAGCGCCGCGCAGCTCGAGGCCGCGATCACGCCCGCCACGCGCTGGCTGCTGCTCAACAGCCCCGGCAATCCCACCGGCGCGACCTATCCGGCGGAAGAGCTGCGCGCGCTGGGCGATGTGCTGCGCCGCCACCCGCGCGTGCTGGTGATGAGCGACGATATCTATGCCCCGCTCCGCTATGGCGCGGGTGCGCACGCCACGCTGGCGGTGGAATGCCCGGACCTGGCCGATCGCGTGCTGACCGTATCCGGCGTGTCCAAGAGCCACGCGATGACCGGCTTCCGCATCGGCGTCGCCGCCGGGCCGCTGTGGCTCATCAACGCCATGGCGCGGCTGCAATCGCATTCCTCGGGCAATCCGGCCTCGATCAGCCAGGCGGCCGCGGTTGCCGCGTTCGAAGGCCCGCAGGATTTCCTGCTCGACTGGCGCGAACGGTTCCGCGCGCGCCGCGACCTGTGCGTGGCGGCGATCAACGCGATTCCGGGGCTTTCGACCCCGGTTCCGGATGGCGCGTTCTATTGCATGGTCGATGCCGCGCCGCTGATGGCGCGCTTTGGCGGCGAAGGCCCCAACGCGGACGAGGCGCTGTGCCTGCATTTGCTGGAGCACGGCGTCGCCGTGGTCGCGGCTTCGGCATTCGGCGGGCGCGACGGCTTTCGCATCAGCTTCGCCGCCGATGAGGCGACGCTGGAAGAAGCCTTGCGGCGCATTGCAAAGGCGGTGGCATGA